Proteins from a genomic interval of Croceicoccus naphthovorans:
- a CDS encoding GNAT family N-acetyltransferase has translation MDRQPTLTGSLVRLRPLVEADRDALFAVASDPLIWEQHPAHDRWKPDVFAEFFDDALAKGGALAVEDTRDGTLIGSSRLQNYDPADGGSVEIGWTFLAREHWRTGVNREMKRMMLDHAFVHVAKVVFTVGEQNHRSRAAMAGMGAQPTGLVEEHDTPTGRVRLIQYALSRPA, from the coding sequence ATGGACCGGCAGCCCACATTGACGGGCTCGCTGGTCCGTCTGCGCCCTTTGGTCGAGGCGGATCGCGACGCATTGTTCGCGGTCGCGTCCGACCCGCTGATTTGGGAACAGCACCCGGCGCATGACCGGTGGAAGCCGGATGTCTTCGCCGAATTTTTCGACGATGCGCTGGCCAAGGGCGGGGCGCTGGCGGTGGAAGATACGCGCGACGGCACGCTGATCGGATCGTCGCGGCTCCAGAATTATGACCCTGCCGATGGTGGTTCGGTAGAGATCGGCTGGACTTTCTTGGCCCGCGAACATTGGCGCACCGGCGTGAACCGCGAGATGAAGCGGATGATGCTGGACCATGCCTTCGTGCACGTCGCGAAAGTCGTCTTTACGGTTGGTGAGCAAAACCATCGTTCCCGTGCCGCGATGGCGGGAATGGGTGCGCAACCGACCGGTCTGGTGGAAGAGCACGACACGCCGACCGGCCGTGTCCGTCTGATCCAATATGCGCTGAGCCGGCCCGCCTAA
- a CDS encoding COQ9 family protein translates to MPAPANASPDLADLTLEELAQALAPAVADAAIFDGWSEKAVAAAAELEGIDPDVARLAYPGGAMDMIAAWIAETDRAMAEALPADMLQQMGFGGRIKALLIFRLEHVADRREALRRALAVMAKPQNVVRAAKLGWSSADLMWRMAGDTAADFNHYSKRAILASIYAATLAVFVDDESENQADTYAFLDRRLEDVARFGKAKARLTGADRERFSPARLLGRLRYPVR, encoded by the coding sequence ATGCCCGCACCTGCCAACGCTTCGCCCGATCTTGCCGACCTGACGCTGGAGGAACTGGCTCAGGCGCTGGCCCCTGCCGTTGCGGATGCCGCGATTTTCGACGGGTGGAGCGAGAAGGCGGTTGCCGCTGCGGCAGAGCTGGAAGGCATCGATCCCGATGTCGCGCGGCTGGCCTATCCCGGCGGGGCGATGGACATGATCGCCGCGTGGATCGCCGAAACCGACCGCGCAATGGCAGAGGCGCTGCCCGCAGACATGCTGCAACAGATGGGCTTCGGCGGGCGGATCAAGGCGCTGTTGATCTTCCGCCTCGAACACGTTGCCGACCGGCGCGAAGCTTTGCGCCGGGCGCTTGCCGTGATGGCCAAACCGCAGAACGTGGTGCGCGCGGCAAAGCTGGGCTGGTCGTCTGCCGACCTGATGTGGCGCATGGCGGGCGACACTGCAGCCGATTTCAACCACTATTCGAAACGCGCTATCCTTGCCTCGATCTATGCCGCGACATTGGCCGTGTTCGTGGATGACGAGAGCGAGAATCAGGCGGACACTTACGCTTTTCTCGACCGGCGGCTGGAAGATGTGGCGCGGTTCGGCAAGGCCAAGGCGCGGCTGACCGGGGCGGATCGCGAACGGTTCAGCCCGGCGCGGTTGCTGGGACGCTTGCGCTATCCGGTCCGCTGA
- a CDS encoding FeoA family protein — MADHSENLADWPLGQAARVLAVDWDSLESGEARRLHALGIDCGAVLRPAHRGIFAGRDPIAVEVGRMTVALRRAHAVAITVEAAPDEDVHPAYVSAGVGAK, encoded by the coding sequence ATGGCTGACCACTCCGAAAATTTGGCCGATTGGCCGCTGGGACAGGCCGCTCGCGTGCTTGCGGTGGACTGGGATTCTCTCGAATCGGGCGAGGCGCGCCGCCTCCACGCGCTTGGCATAGACTGCGGCGCGGTCCTGCGTCCGGCGCACCGCGGCATCTTTGCCGGACGCGATCCGATCGCGGTCGAGGTCGGTCGGATGACCGTGGCCCTTCGCCGGGCGCACGCCGTCGCCATCACGGTCGAAGCCGCGCCCGATGAAGACGTGCACCCGGCCTATGTCTCGGCAGGGGTTGGCGCGAAATGA
- a CDS encoding aromatic amino acid transaminase: MLADLPAQPADALLALIKLYAADERADKIDLGVGVYRTGQGETPVFGAIKGAEKKLYETQDSKAYLGPEGDMGFVEALKPHIFGTGFAAIDRIDGMQTPGGTGAVRLAVGLAKKAGITRVIMGTPSWPNHAQILKDLDLEVVTFNHAKDGAVDMNAVKAAIADAGATDAILLHGCCHNPTGIDYSNDDWDAIAALLADKGLLPILDLAYQGLGDGMEADAYGVRKVMATVPEALLAYSCDKNFGLYRDRVGAVYVMADKDQLPAIMSNGAALARANWSMPPDHGAAAVRLILEDEALTAQWLDELDQMRTRMRQVRDKLAAAGTAGGVDMVPYGTQNGLFAMLPLSSEQILALRNDHAIYMAGSGRINVAGLTMGNIDKFIDAVAAVSA, from the coding sequence ATGCTTGCCGATCTTCCCGCCCAGCCCGCCGATGCGCTTCTTGCGCTGATCAAGCTCTACGCCGCGGACGAACGCGCGGACAAGATCGACCTTGGCGTCGGCGTCTACCGCACCGGACAGGGCGAGACCCCGGTCTTCGGCGCGATCAAGGGTGCGGAAAAGAAGCTGTACGAAACGCAGGATTCGAAGGCCTACCTCGGCCCCGAAGGCGACATGGGTTTTGTCGAGGCGCTGAAGCCGCACATCTTCGGCACCGGCTTTGCCGCGATCGACCGGATCGACGGTATGCAGACCCCGGGCGGCACCGGGGCCGTGCGGCTTGCCGTCGGCCTAGCGAAGAAGGCGGGCATTACCCGCGTCATCATGGGCACGCCCAGCTGGCCTAACCACGCGCAAATCCTGAAGGACCTCGACCTTGAAGTCGTAACGTTCAACCACGCCAAGGACGGCGCGGTGGACATGAATGCGGTAAAGGCCGCGATCGCCGATGCGGGCGCGACCGATGCGATCCTGCTGCACGGTTGCTGCCACAACCCGACCGGCATCGATTATTCGAACGACGACTGGGACGCGATTGCCGCGCTGCTCGCCGACAAGGGCCTGCTGCCGATTCTCGACCTTGCCTATCAGGGCCTGGGCGACGGGATGGAAGCCGACGCCTATGGCGTGCGCAAGGTGATGGCCACGGTTCCAGAGGCGCTGCTGGCCTATTCGTGCGACAAGAACTTCGGCCTCTATCGCGACCGTGTCGGCGCGGTCTACGTCATGGCGGACAAGGACCAGCTGCCTGCTATCATGTCGAACGGTGCGGCACTGGCCCGCGCCAACTGGTCGATGCCGCCCGATCACGGCGCAGCGGCGGTTCGCCTCATCCTAGAGGACGAAGCGCTGACCGCGCAGTGGCTGGACGAGCTGGACCAGATGCGCACCCGCATGCGTCAGGTTCGCGACAAGCTGGCCGCGGCCGGCACGGCGGGCGGCGTGGACATGGTGCCCTATGGGACGCAGAACGGGCTGTTTGCGATGCTGCCGCTTTCGTCGGAGCAAATCCTGGCGCTCCGCAACGATCATGCGATCTATATGGCGGGTTCGGGCCGCATCAACGTGGCTGGCCTGACGATGGGCAATATCGACAAGTTCATCGACGCGGTAGCGGCAGTCAGCGCCTGA
- the ssb gene encoding single-stranded DNA-binding protein, producing the protein MAGSVNKVILIGNLGADPEIKSFQNGGRIANLRLATSETWKDRQTGERKERTEWHSVVINSEGLVGVVERFLRKGSKIYIEGQLRTRKWQDQNGNDRYTTEVSVGGMGGVLTMLDGAPSGGGNRGGGGGDWGGGSSGGSSGGWNQGGSGSGGSSGGGWNQGGGGSGGSSGGISGGGYDDLDDDIPF; encoded by the coding sequence ATGGCGGGCAGCGTCAACAAGGTCATCCTAATCGGCAACCTCGGCGCCGACCCCGAGATCAAGAGCTTTCAGAACGGTGGCCGCATCGCCAACCTGCGCCTTGCGACGTCGGAAACGTGGAAGGACCGCCAGACGGGAGAACGCAAGGAACGCACCGAATGGCATTCGGTCGTCATCAATTCCGAGGGCCTTGTCGGCGTTGTCGAGCGGTTCCTGCGCAAAGGGTCCAAGATTTACATCGAGGGCCAGCTGCGCACCCGCAAGTGGCAGGACCAGAACGGCAACGACCGCTACACGACAGAGGTTTCCGTTGGCGGCATGGGCGGTGTGCTGACCATGCTCGACGGTGCGCCCTCAGGCGGCGGCAACCGTGGCGGTGGCGGCGGTGATTGGGGCGGCGGCTCGTCGGGCGGCAGCTCTGGCGGATGGAATCAAGGTGGCAGCGGTTCGGGCGGATCGTCCGGTGGCGGCTGGAACCAGGGCGGAGGCGGCTCTGGTGGCAGCAGCGGCGGTATATCGGGCGGCGGCTACGACGATCTGGACGACGATATTCCGTTTTGA
- the ribD gene encoding bifunctional diaminohydroxyphosphoribosylaminopyrimidine deaminase/5-amino-6-(5-phosphoribosylamino)uracil reductase RibD — protein sequence MQGNLTDSDRRWLNAAALLAERGRPLSRPNPAVGCVLVKDGRVVGRGWTQPGGRPHAEAMALAAAGAAARGASAYVTLEPCAHQSERGPCCARLLREAGVARVVVGCGDPDPRTAGDGVAMLREAGIAVVEAECAASRASLAGYLMRAESGRPFVTLKLALSIDGCIATASGESQWITGAEARAHTHLERARHDAILVGGGTLRTDRPRLDVRLPGLGTRSPERWVLSRSPAPDGWHRLSDPADLSPLASAQYLFVEGGAQTAAAFLAADHVDRLLVYCAPIVIGGGRPGIADIGLGALAGAHGRWKFADRRMLGADTLEVYARTR from the coding sequence TTGCAAGGCAATCTGACCGATAGCGACCGCCGCTGGCTGAACGCCGCCGCCCTCCTTGCAGAGCGGGGCAGGCCGCTGTCTCGCCCCAATCCCGCCGTTGGCTGCGTATTGGTCAAAGACGGACGCGTCGTCGGGCGCGGCTGGACCCAGCCGGGCGGGCGGCCCCATGCAGAGGCGATGGCACTGGCAGCGGCGGGTGCGGCTGCGCGCGGTGCGTCGGCCTATGTAACGCTGGAACCCTGCGCGCATCAAAGCGAGCGCGGGCCGTGTTGTGCGAGACTACTGCGAGAGGCTGGCGTGGCGCGCGTGGTGGTCGGTTGCGGCGATCCGGATCCGCGCACGGCTGGCGATGGCGTCGCGATGCTGCGCGAAGCCGGGATCGCGGTGGTGGAGGCAGAGTGCGCGGCATCGCGCGCTTCGCTGGCCGGATACCTTATGCGTGCCGAATCGGGTCGGCCGTTCGTGACGCTGAAACTGGCGCTGTCCATCGACGGCTGCATTGCCACGGCCAGCGGAGAGAGCCAGTGGATCACCGGAGCCGAGGCGCGTGCGCATACCCACCTCGAACGCGCGCGACATGATGCGATCCTTGTCGGGGGTGGAACCTTGCGCACCGACCGGCCCCGCCTCGACGTGCGCTTGCCCGGATTAGGTACGCGCAGCCCGGAGCGCTGGGTGCTCAGCCGCAGTCCTGCGCCCGATGGCTGGCACAGACTGTCCGACCCCGCCGATCTGTCGCCGCTTGCCTCGGCGCAATACCTCTTTGTCGAGGGCGGCGCGCAGACCGCAGCGGCGTTCCTTGCCGCCGATCATGTCGACCGGCTGCTGGTCTATTGCGCGCCTATCGTCATCGGGGGCGGCAGGCCGGGGATTGCCGACATAGGGCTGGGTGCGCTGGCCGGGGCGCATGGTCGCTGGAAATTTGCCGACCGTCGCATGCTGGGTGCCGATACGCTGGAAGTCTACGCGCGGACCCGATAG
- a CDS encoding riboflavin synthase: protein MFTGIVTAIGTVTSVSRTGDTRLVIACPFDPARIAIGASIACSGVCLTVVERGGSAGDAWFAVDVSDETISKTAPLQWQDGARLNLEPALKLGDELGGHIVTGHVDAVGRVAMREERGGSMHLEIDAPNAIAPYIAGKGSITVEGVSLTVNAVEDLPDGSARFSLNIIPHTAEVTTLGALKEGDGVNLEIDVLARYLKRMQDVRAF from the coding sequence ATGTTCACCGGAATCGTAACCGCCATCGGCACCGTCACCTCTGTCAGCCGTACCGGCGACACCCGCCTTGTCATCGCCTGCCCGTTCGATCCGGCCAGGATCGCCATCGGCGCATCGATCGCCTGTTCGGGCGTCTGCCTGACGGTGGTGGAACGCGGCGGATCGGCGGGCGACGCGTGGTTCGCGGTCGACGTCAGCGACGAAACGATCAGCAAGACCGCCCCGCTGCAATGGCAGGATGGCGCGCGCCTGAATCTCGAACCTGCGCTGAAACTGGGCGACGAACTGGGCGGGCATATCGTTACCGGCCATGTCGATGCCGTGGGACGGGTGGCGATGAGGGAAGAACGCGGGGGCTCGATGCATCTTGAGATCGACGCGCCCAATGCCATCGCACCCTATATCGCGGGCAAGGGATCGATCACGGTCGAAGGCGTATCGCTGACGGTGAACGCGGTAGAGGATTTGCCCGACGGATCGGCGCGCTTCTCGCTTAACATCATTCCGCATACCGCCGAAGTGACGACCTTGGGCGCGCTGAAGGAAGGCGACGGCGTTAATCTAGAGATAGACGTCCTCGCCCGCTACCTGAAGCGGATGCAGGACGTTCGCGCCTTTTAG
- a CDS encoding M48 family metallopeptidase — translation MTSRARRGLESFLKRKAAPPTEWRGTLAMPDGTALPLIVRRHPTARRLTLRLSADGNEARVSIPRWAPFSEGADFARSRSEWLASRRSAVPKAQDIVPGSTVPYRGRTLRIVWESRLPRTPALVGDDLRIGGPQDAVARRIARWLEGELLAFAAADLSEFCARADRPVPEIKSSRARRRWGSCSNGGTVRINWRLIMAPDHVRRSVVAHEVAHLVHFDHSPRFYALLARIADPDLAAAERWLKRHGPTLYAQFD, via the coding sequence ATGACCAGCCGGGCGCGGCGCGGGCTGGAAAGCTTCCTGAAGCGCAAGGCGGCGCCGCCGACTGAGTGGCGTGGCACGCTGGCGATGCCGGACGGAACCGCCCTGCCGCTAATCGTCCGCCGCCATCCAACCGCGCGTCGCCTGACCTTGCGGCTTAGCGCCGATGGCAACGAAGCGCGTGTCTCGATCCCGCGATGGGCCCCGTTTTCGGAAGGCGCGGACTTTGCCCGGTCGCGCAGCGAATGGCTGGCCAGCCGCCGCTCCGCCGTACCCAAGGCGCAGGACATCGTCCCCGGCAGCACCGTACCCTATCGCGGGCGCACCTTGCGCATCGTCTGGGAAAGCCGCCTGCCCCGCACCCCGGCGCTGGTCGGGGATGATCTGCGTATCGGCGGCCCACAGGATGCCGTGGCCCGCCGCATCGCTCGCTGGCTGGAAGGCGAATTGCTGGCCTTCGCCGCCGCCGACCTGTCCGAATTCTGCGCCCGCGCCGACCGGCCCGTGCCCGAGATAAAGTCCAGCCGCGCCCGCCGCCGGTGGGGCAGTTGTTCAAACGGGGGGACGGTGCGGATCAACTGGCGGCTGATCATGGCGCCCGACCATGTCCGCCGCTCCGTCGTGGCGCACGAAGTCGCGCACCTTGTCCATTTCGATCACTCGCCGCGATTTTATGCCTTGCTGGCCCGCATCGCCGATCCCGACCTCGCTGCGGCAGAGCGATGGCTGAAGCGCCACGGGCCCACGCTATACGCCCAATTCGACTAA
- a CDS encoding YcgN family cysteine cluster protein, which yields MGEITPPFRATPFWERPLDTLNDAEWEALCDGCGQCCLHKLEDADTGAIYETNVACTLLDCETARCTDYPNRKAKVPDCLQLTRETAGTLAWLPQTCAYRLRAAGEPLPSWHYLISGDRNAVIDAGISVAGRVISEDEAGPIEEHVMIEGFQLVPAPEEEDE from the coding sequence ATGGGTGAAATAACGCCCCCCTTCCGGGCCACTCCTTTTTGGGAACGCCCGCTCGACACGCTGAACGATGCCGAGTGGGAGGCGCTGTGCGACGGGTGCGGGCAGTGTTGCCTGCACAAGCTGGAAGATGCCGATACCGGCGCGATCTACGAAACCAACGTCGCCTGCACGCTGCTGGATTGCGAGACGGCGCGGTGTACCGACTACCCGAACCGCAAGGCGAAAGTGCCCGATTGCCTGCAACTGACGCGGGAAACGGCAGGGACACTGGCATGGTTGCCCCAGACTTGCGCCTATCGGCTGCGCGCGGCGGGCGAACCGCTGCCCTCATGGCATTATCTGATCAGCGGTGACCGGAATGCGGTGATCGATGCGGGCATATCGGTGGCGGGGCGCGTCATATCCGAGGACGAGGCTGGCCCGATCGAAGAGCACGTCATGATCGAGGGATTTCAGCTTGTCCCGGCTCCCGAAGAGGAAGACGAATGA
- a CDS encoding SCO family protein produces MPQETNRFMRLFALLLTPLLLAACDAPKQADASAEPPLAGALIGGDFALTGEDGKTVEWKEFAGQWRIVYFGYTFCPDVCPVDAVAIGQGLRQFEKDSPEQGKNVTPIFITVDPERDTPEVLAEFTDSFHPRMIGLTGSVDDIAATAKKFVVWFEKGEPTENGGYLVNHTNQTVLFDPQGNPVALLPTDKGGKAVAQDLAKWVK; encoded by the coding sequence ATGCCCCAAGAAACAAACCGCTTCATGCGTCTTTTCGCCCTTTTGCTTACCCCCCTGCTGCTGGCCGCCTGCGACGCGCCGAAGCAGGCCGATGCCAGCGCCGAACCGCCGCTGGCCGGGGCGCTGATCGGCGGCGATTTCGCGCTGACCGGCGAAGACGGCAAGACCGTCGAATGGAAAGAATTCGCCGGACAGTGGCGGATCGTCTACTTCGGCTACACCTTCTGCCCCGATGTCTGCCCGGTCGACGCCGTCGCCATCGGACAAGGCCTGCGCCAGTTCGAGAAAGACAGTCCCGAGCAGGGCAAGAACGTCACCCCGATCTTCATCACCGTCGATCCCGAACGCGACACACCCGAAGTGCTGGCCGAGTTCACCGATTCCTTCCACCCGCGCATGATCGGGCTGACCGGTAGCGTCGATGATATTGCCGCCACGGCCAAGAAGTTCGTCGTCTGGTTCGAAAAGGGCGAGCCGACCGAAAACGGCGGCTATCTCGTCAACCATACCAACCAGACCGTGCTGTTCGATCCGCAAGGCAATCCGGTCGCCCTTCTGCCCACTGACAAGGGTGGCAAGGCGGTGGCGCAAGACCTGGCGAAATGGGTGAAATAA
- the feoB gene encoding ferrous iron transporter B: MSRNPRTIALVGNPNAGKSALFNALTGARQKIANYPGVTVERKAGRMALASGEPAELLDLPGSYSLDPTSPDEAVTRDVVMGKQEGQRRPDALIVVVDANNLEQHLVFAQEVIGLGLPTVVALNMVDLAARDGLVLDAEALQESLGVPVVETVAVRRRGLETLTGALGKACNEWPEDPPLPAHIDMVERRVSARAMAKGAIVSETRQRRLHRGLDKVLLHPWLGPVILFALLFVVFQAVFAWATPFADALDGAVGALSEAVTATMAPGLIRDAITEGVLAGVGSVVVFLPQIVILFFFILVMEATGYMARAAFLMDRMMAYVGLSGRSFIPLLSSFACAIPGIMATRSISDPKDRLTTILIAPMMTCSARLPVYAVIIAAFIPATSVGPGVGLQGLVLFALYIAGIVGAMVVALVLRRSVAKGQASGFIMELPRYQMPRVKDIAIGLWQRAYIFLRRAGTIIFTVTVVLWLLLSFPQAQPGENQVDASFAGKIANGLAVVVEPIGFNRDMALALIPAMAAREVAVSSLATTYAVAADDEEEAAEALGAQLARDWSLPMALSFLAWFVFAPQCLSTIAVAKRETNGWKWPAFMLAYLFALAYLAAGATFWIATAAGL, from the coding sequence ATGAGCCGCAATCCCCGTACGATTGCGCTGGTCGGCAACCCCAATGCGGGCAAGAGCGCGCTGTTCAATGCGCTGACCGGAGCGCGGCAGAAGATCGCGAACTATCCCGGCGTGACGGTAGAGCGCAAAGCGGGCCGCATGGCGCTGGCCAGCGGCGAACCTGCCGAACTGCTCGACCTGCCCGGTTCCTATTCGCTCGACCCGACCAGCCCGGACGAGGCGGTGACCCGCGACGTCGTGATGGGCAAGCAGGAAGGCCAGCGCCGCCCCGATGCCCTGATCGTCGTGGTCGATGCCAACAACCTCGAACAGCACCTCGTCTTCGCGCAAGAGGTAATCGGGCTGGGTCTGCCGACCGTGGTCGCGCTCAACATGGTGGACCTTGCCGCGCGCGACGGGCTGGTGCTGGATGCCGAAGCCTTGCAGGAATCGCTGGGCGTCCCGGTGGTGGAAACCGTTGCCGTGCGCCGGCGCGGCTTGGAAACGCTGACCGGCGCATTGGGCAAGGCCTGCAACGAATGGCCCGAAGACCCGCCGCTGCCCGCGCATATCGACATGGTGGAACGCCGCGTCAGCGCGCGCGCGATGGCCAAGGGCGCCATCGTTTCCGAAACGCGCCAGCGCAGGCTGCATCGCGGGCTGGACAAGGTGCTGTTGCATCCTTGGCTGGGGCCGGTGATCCTGTTCGCATTGTTGTTCGTGGTTTTTCAGGCGGTATTCGCATGGGCCACGCCCTTCGCCGATGCGCTGGACGGAGCGGTAGGTGCTTTGTCCGAAGCCGTGACTGCGACGATGGCGCCCGGCCTGATTCGCGATGCGATTACAGAAGGCGTGCTGGCTGGCGTCGGCTCGGTGGTCGTTTTCCTGCCGCAGATCGTGATCCTGTTCTTCTTCATTCTGGTGATGGAGGCGACCGGATACATGGCGCGCGCTGCGTTCCTGATGGACCGGATGATGGCCTATGTCGGGTTGTCGGGGCGCAGTTTCATCCCGCTGCTGTCCAGCTTTGCCTGCGCCATTCCCGGCATCATGGCGACCCGCAGCATCTCCGATCCGAAGGACCGGCTGACCACGATCCTGATCGCGCCGATGATGACGTGCTCGGCGCGGCTGCCGGTCTATGCTGTGATCATCGCGGCGTTCATTCCGGCGACCAGTGTTGGTCCGGGGGTGGGCCTGCAAGGGCTGGTGCTGTTCGCGCTCTATATCGCGGGAATCGTCGGGGCGATGGTCGTCGCGCTGGTCCTGCGGCGCAGTGTGGCCAAGGGGCAGGCGTCGGGTTTCATCATGGAGCTGCCGCGCTATCAGATGCCCCGCGTGAAGGACATCGCCATTGGCCTGTGGCAGCGCGCCTATATCTTCCTGCGCCGCGCTGGCACGATCATTTTTACCGTGACGGTGGTGCTGTGGTTGCTGCTCTCTTTCCCACAGGCGCAGCCGGGTGAGAATCAGGTCGATGCCTCGTTCGCGGGCAAGATCGCCAATGGACTGGCCGTGGTGGTCGAACCGATCGGCTTCAACCGCGACATGGCGCTGGCGCTGATCCCGGCGATGGCCGCGCGCGAGGTGGCGGTCTCGTCGCTGGCGACCACATATGCGGTCGCGGCGGATGACGAGGAAGAGGCGGCAGAGGCGCTCGGCGCGCAACTGGCACGCGACTGGTCGCTGCCGATGGCATTGTCGTTCCTGGCGTGGTTCGTGTTCGCGCCGCAGTGCCTGTCGACGATCGCGGTTGCAAAGCGTGAGACCAATGGGTGGAAGTGGCCCGCGTTCATGCTCGCCTACCTGTTCGCCCTAGCCTATCTGGCGGCCGGAGCGACGTTCTGGATTGCCACGGCGGCGGGGCTTTGA
- a CDS encoding ankyrin repeat domain-containing protein — MIGRAFAIGRATGGRATGKMGLMNTGFTFRGGLRAAVLFAAAAGLATSVPAAAQFSDGYKFLEAVKKREGDEVTKALSEPGSTIINTRNISTGESALHIVVERRDLVWVKFLLQKGANPNIRDNKGVTPLELAASLRFIEAIEALAEAGADVDETNSTGETALMLATHIRDGEMAKVLLEHGANPDKTDNSGRTAREYAELDGRTSPVLALIQSSDTEKDAGTYGPAIR, encoded by the coding sequence ATGATCGGTCGCGCATTCGCGATCGGACGAGCGACGGGCGGACGAGCGACGGGCAAGATGGGTCTTATGAACACGGGTTTCACGTTTCGCGGCGGTTTGCGGGCCGCGGTTCTTTTTGCAGCGGCGGCGGGCCTTGCCACTTCGGTACCGGCGGCGGCGCAGTTTTCCGACGGGTACAAGTTTCTTGAAGCCGTGAAAAAGCGCGAGGGGGACGAGGTTACCAAGGCCCTGTCCGAACCCGGATCGACGATCATCAACACGCGCAATATCTCCACCGGGGAATCGGCGCTGCACATCGTGGTCGAACGCCGCGATCTCGTCTGGGTGAAGTTCCTGCTGCAAAAGGGCGCCAATCCCAATATCCGCGACAATAAGGGCGTGACCCCGCTCGAACTCGCCGCATCGCTTCGCTTTATCGAAGCGATCGAGGCGCTGGCAGAGGCCGGGGCCGATGTCGATGAGACGAATTCCACCGGCGAAACCGCCCTGATGCTGGCAACGCATATCCGCGATGGCGAGATGGCGAAGGTCCTGCTGGAACACGGTGCCAACCCCGACAAGACCGACAATTCGGGCCGCACCGCGCGTGAATATGCAGAGCTGGACGGGCGCACCAGCCCGGTCCTGGCGCTGATCCAGTCGTCGGATACGGAGAAGGACGCGGGAACCTACGGTCCCGCGATCCGCTGA
- a CDS encoding DUF1134 domain-containing protein translates to MIIQSILGRTLGRKVGTAFALAAASMLASTPAHAQMQTIDPDSAIDGDLAQSQTGNDGQLPPVSGDPYAQYPAPAEPTYPVDPADPYMEPMAPAPNTPAPAQPVEQGTTVQTANSHETYQEDDLIGAAEGVFGKGAEGLADVIQDILKKQGQPNAYIVGREAGGAFAIGVRYGSGTMHHKVEGEQPVYWTGPSIGFDAGANAGSTFVLVYNLWDSEELFERFPSGEGQAYLVGGFNVSYMRKGDVVLIPVRVGAGLRLGVNAGYMKFSKKQRWLPF, encoded by the coding sequence ATGATCATCCAGAGCATCCTTGGACGCACATTGGGCCGCAAGGTCGGCACGGCTTTTGCTTTGGCAGCCGCATCGATGCTGGCGTCGACACCGGCCCACGCGCAGATGCAGACCATTGATCCCGACAGCGCCATCGACGGCGATCTGGCCCAATCGCAGACCGGCAATGACGGACAACTGCCGCCGGTGTCGGGTGATCCCTATGCCCAGTACCCCGCCCCGGCAGAGCCCACCTATCCCGTCGATCCGGCCGATCCCTACATGGAGCCGATGGCCCCCGCACCAAACACGCCCGCCCCGGCCCAGCCGGTTGAGCAAGGCACGACCGTGCAGACGGCGAACAGCCACGAAACCTATCAGGAAGACGACCTGATCGGCGCGGCAGAGGGCGTGTTCGGCAAGGGTGCCGAAGGGCTGGCCGACGTCATTCAGGACATTTTGAAAAAGCAGGGTCAGCCCAACGCCTATATCGTCGGGCGCGAGGCGGGCGGCGCCTTCGCCATCGGCGTGCGCTATGGCTCTGGCACGATGCACCACAAGGTAGAGGGCGAGCAGCCCGTGTACTGGACCGGCCCCTCAATCGGGTTCGACGCAGGCGCGAATGCCGGGTCGACTTTCGTGCTGGTCTACAACCTGTGGGACAGCGAGGAACTGTTCGAACGCTTCCCTTCGGGCGAAGGCCAGGCCTATCTCGTCGGCGGGTTCAACGTCAGCTATATGCGCAAGGGCGATGTCGTGCTGATCCCGGTGCGCGTCGGTGCGGGTCTGCGGCTGGGCGTCAACGCGGGCTACATGAAGTTTTCCAAAAAGCAGCGCTGGCTGCCGTTCTGA